The stretch of DNA CCAGCGCGCTCGGCACGCGTCGTCCAGCTGCCTGCGCCGGATCGACGACCGGCTCGCCCAACGGCAACGTGTCACCAGCCTGCAGCTTCCGCCCTTCCAGCCCGCCGATGGCACCGGGCAGATACGTGGCGCGGCTCCCCAGCACCGGTGGAACGTCGATCCCGCCACTCACTGCCAGGTACGTGCGGAAGCCGGCCCCCTGTAGATAGTCGAACTCCAGGACATCGCCAGCTCGCACCAGGTAGCTGCGCCAAAGTTCCACCGGCTGGCCGTTCAGTTTCGCCCCCATGTCGGCACCGCAGATCGCGATCGCCCGCTCGTCCCGGAAGGCAACCACGAGCCCGCCGGCCGTGATTTCCAGCCCAGCCGCACTCGGGGGATTGCCGACGAGCACGTTGGCGAAACGGAACGCATAGTCGTCCATCGGCCCCGCCGGTGCGAAGCCGAGCGACAGCATCCCGATCCGCCCCGGATAGTCCTGTACCGTCGTTTCGAAGCCGCCGTTCCGTACCTCGAGCATGGCTCCTCCACCCTTCCTGCCTTCTCGCGAGCATCACGGAACCGGCACGCGAGCAGCCGCCTCGGCCTGGCGACGCCGGAACGCCTCCGCTTCCGGCTCCACCTCTTTGAGGAACTTGAGATACGCACCAACGTCGAAGGTCGCCGTCTCGTCGATCCGGTACTGGTACGTGCCGTCGTAGACCGCTTGGATCATCGCCTCCAGTTCGTCGTCGGTCACCCGTGGGCGGAAGCGCAGGCGGTCGCCTGGGCGTAGGAGGACGGGACTCTCGCGGAAAGCTGGATTGCGCTGTTGCGGATCGTAGATCGGCACCGTATGCCCGAAGATCTGATAGCCTCCGGCCGATTCCACCGGATAGATGGCCAAGCACGGTCCGGCGATACCGACCGTTCCAGCCGGTGTCCAGTGTCGCGTCGGGTTGTACTTCGGCAGGACGACCGCATAGCGCGGATCCAACGGATAGGCGAACGGCAGACCGGGGAAGAAGCCGAGTGCAGCATTCCACCAGTCGGTCGCCATGATGTAGCTGAAGAACTCTTCCTCATCGCGCAGTCCGTTGTACATGGCCGCGTACTTGGAGTTCGTTCCGTCGATCACGTTCGGTGCATCGGCTCGCTGGTACTGGACGTAGCGAGCGATCGCTTCGCGCGTCCACTTGTCGTCGAAGGCGATCGGCAGTTCGACGATCCGGCTCGGCACCACGAGGTTCTCGAACGGGGGCAGATGCTCGTATTGGTCCTCGACGAAATCGATCAGATCGCGCACCCCGATCTGTCGACTATCGTAGTTGATCAAGATACTGCGCAGGGCCGGGATCGTCTCGATGAGTCCTGCCGGACGATGTCGCTTGATCGCATCGTCCAGCCCCAGCACGCGGAAGCTCATCGTCAGGTCGAAAACCATCTCGCCGAACTCGACCAAGAGGAAGCTGTCTCCCGCATTGCGGTACACCACGCTCGGGCGGCCGTTCCGCTCCGGGAAGCTCGCCAGGACCACTCCTGAGGGATGAGGACCAGTGCCCATCATGACCGCTCGCTCCTTCCGCTGCCTACCGGGGTCAGGCCTCGTCGCTCACCACCGCGATCGGTTGGCCGGGTCGGATCGCCTCTTCGTTCTCCACCAGGAAGCGCACCAGTTTCCCGCCGACATCGGCCGTGATCTGGTGGA from Thermomicrobium roseum DSM 5159 encodes:
- a CDS encoding biotin-dependent carboxyltransferase family protein encodes the protein MLEVRNGGFETTVQDYPGRIGMLSLGFAPAGPMDDYAFRFANVLVGNPPSAAGLEITAGGLVVAFRDERAIAICGADMGAKLNGQPVELWRSYLVRAGDVLEFDYLQGAGFRTYLAVSGGIDVPPVLGSRATYLPGAIGGLEGRKLQAGDTLPLGEPVVDPAQAAGRRVPSALVPSYPGYNEVWEVEATRGPQADPDYMTADDMAFFFSHQWKLDAASNRTGYRLDIHKWQWARTSGGAGGGHPSNILDNGYPVGAVNVCGDQPIILCIDGPTLGGFICNAVVAKAAMWKLGQMVPGWSYIRFKEVTLEEAIALLKKQDETIHESNLERS
- a CDS encoding 5-oxoprolinase subunit B family protein: MMGTGPHPSGVVLASFPERNGRPSVVYRNAGDSFLLVEFGEMVFDLTMSFRVLGLDDAIKRHRPAGLIETIPALRSILINYDSRQIGVRDLIDFVEDQYEHLPPFENLVVPSRIVELPIAFDDKWTREAIARYVQYQRADAPNVIDGTNSKYAAMYNGLRDEEEFFSYIMATDWWNAALGFFPGLPFAYPLDPRYAVVLPKYNPTRHWTPAGTVGIAGPCLAIYPVESAGGYQIFGHTVPIYDPQQRNPAFRESPVLLRPGDRLRFRPRVTDDELEAMIQAVYDGTYQYRIDETATFDVGAYLKFLKEVEPEAEAFRRRQAEAAARVPVP